The Cyclobacteriaceae bacterium genome includes a region encoding these proteins:
- a CDS encoding FtsX-like permease family protein → MIHNYLTIAFRFMLKQVGFTVINVFGLTVGITCSLLILLYVQDELSFDRFHPDAERTYRLGFQGNFQQKKINSTLTGSPAAEVIQKKIPEVESVFRLTKWATFPVRFGEKAFTEKYLLLADSNFFTFFNFELVAGDRNEVLKGAGKLVISESAAQRYFDYKGAGDSSPIGKKLMLAQGYEAVISGIAKDAPVNSHLHYSLILSLNSWDELATSGWIQGKVITYYKLKENVSPKEAEDKIFSLLEDKIDEELRREQKINLTQFKRRGDNAEFSSQPMLDIHLKSHLDDEIEINGNMQYIYMFSAIALFITLLACINFVNLSTARSVSRAKEVSIRKSIGALDGIIIRQFLLESYLYILIAFFIACFFVLVLLIPFNFFTDKHLSFFTLSHPFFFIGCLLFIFIIGLLAGSYPAFYLTQYNPIEVLKGSLRARRRRYGIRNILVIFQFFISACLIIATLVVYEQLQHLQKTNLGFEKDNLINLLHTKNLGKNASAFKDELLKNPEILSASYCNRLPPNIDWQSVFRSPESDKDFLLAVYEMDYDHLKTMGYSMEKGRFFSKDAGVDSNTVILNETAVQKLNLKDFEGKKLFTTYDSEKGALREVIGVMKDFNFQSLKDPIQPMAIILGYEPNWEMAIRISPGDPEDKIAFIRNAWKKFAPQTPFEYTFLDKNFEAKQKTEKQISKLFVFFTILAILIACFGLFGLATFTAEQRTKEIGIRKALGATMLEIGAMLNYDILKLVLFANLIAWPISGWIMYQWLDQFAYHITLHVWFFLFAGFVTVIIAFLSVSYQALKVARSNPVTSLRTD, encoded by the coding sequence ATGATCCACAATTATCTGACCATCGCCTTTCGTTTCATGCTGAAACAAGTTGGCTTTACGGTCATTAACGTGTTTGGTCTTACCGTTGGAATCACCTGCAGTCTTCTGATTCTGCTTTATGTTCAGGATGAATTGAGCTTTGATCGGTTCCATCCTGATGCGGAGCGCACATATCGACTTGGTTTTCAAGGGAACTTTCAACAAAAGAAGATCAATTCAACACTGACAGGCAGCCCTGCCGCTGAGGTCATCCAAAAAAAGATACCCGAAGTCGAATCAGTTTTTAGATTAACGAAGTGGGCAACATTCCCAGTCCGTTTTGGTGAAAAGGCTTTTACTGAAAAATATCTTCTGCTCGCAGATTCAAACTTTTTTACTTTTTTCAATTTTGAATTAGTTGCTGGAGATCGCAACGAAGTTTTGAAAGGCGCTGGAAAACTTGTGATTTCTGAATCTGCTGCCCAACGGTATTTCGATTATAAAGGCGCCGGAGATTCCTCACCCATCGGAAAAAAACTTATGCTTGCACAGGGGTACGAAGCTGTGATTTCTGGGATCGCAAAAGACGCTCCTGTTAATTCACATCTCCATTACTCACTTATTCTTTCATTGAATTCATGGGATGAACTTGCAACTTCAGGATGGATTCAAGGGAAAGTAATTACTTATTACAAGTTAAAAGAAAACGTTTCTCCAAAAGAAGCTGAGGATAAAATATTCAGTCTTCTGGAAGATAAAATTGATGAAGAGCTAAGAAGAGAGCAAAAAATCAATCTGACTCAGTTTAAAAGACGTGGTGACAATGCGGAATTCTCCTCACAGCCGATGCTGGACATACACCTTAAATCGCATTTGGATGATGAAATCGAAATCAACGGAAACATGCAATACATTTACATGTTCTCAGCCATTGCTCTCTTCATTACATTGTTGGCATGTATCAATTTTGTTAATCTATCAACCGCCAGATCTGTAAGTCGTGCCAAAGAAGTAAGTATTCGGAAATCGATCGGGGCGTTAGATGGAATTATCATCAGGCAATTCTTATTGGAGTCATACCTCTATATTCTTATCGCGTTTTTTATTGCCTGCTTCTTTGTCCTTGTTTTATTGATTCCATTCAATTTCTTTACCGATAAGCATCTCAGTTTTTTCACACTATCCCATCCATTCTTTTTTATTGGATGTCTTCTTTTCATTTTTATCATAGGACTTCTGGCAGGAAGTTATCCCGCCTTTTATCTGACACAATACAATCCAATTGAGGTTCTTAAAGGAAGTCTGCGCGCGAGACGGAGAAGATACGGCATCAGGAATATTCTTGTTATTTTTCAGTTTTTTATTTCAGCCTGCCTGATCATTGCCACCCTTGTTGTTTATGAACAGCTTCAGCATCTACAAAAAACAAATCTGGGTTTTGAAAAGGATAACCTTATCAATCTTTTACATACCAAAAATCTTGGAAAAAATGCCAGTGCATTTAAAGATGAACTTCTAAAAAATCCAGAAATCCTTTCTGCTAGCTATTGCAATCGTCTCCCGCCAAACATTGACTGGCAATCTGTTTTCAGATCACCTGAATCGGACAAGGATTTTCTATTGGCGGTGTATGAGATGGATTATGATCATCTCAAGACAATGGGATATTCCATGGAAAAGGGTCGCTTCTTTTCAAAAGATGCAGGAGTAGATTCAAATACCGTGATCCTCAATGAAACCGCTGTTCAAAAATTAAATCTTAAGGATTTCGAAGGAAAGAAGTTATTCACAACTTATGATTCAGAAAAGGGTGCCCTTCGTGAAGTCATTGGAGTCATGAAAGACTTTAACTTCCAATCTCTAAAAGATCCCATACAGCCCATGGCCATAATTCTTGGATATGAGCCTAACTGGGAAATGGCGATTCGTATTTCACCAGGTGATCCTGAAGATAAAATTGCATTCATTCGAAATGCCTGGAAAAAATTTGCGCCACAAACTCCATTTGAATACACTTTCCTGGATAAGAATTTTGAAGCAAAACAGAAAACTGAAAAGCAGATCAGTAAGCTCTTTGTGTTCTTCACCATTCTTGCCATTCTCATTGCTTGCTTTGGACTTTTCGGACTAGCAACATTTACTGCCGAACAAAGAACAAAAGAGATTGGCATTCGCAAAGCCCTTGGGGCGACAATGCTTGAGATCGGCGCGATGCTTAATTATGATATCCTGAAACTTGTACTTTTTGCAAATCTTATCGCATGGCCTATCAGTGGATGGATTATGTACCAGTGGCTGGATCAATTTGCGTATCATATCACGTTACACGTCTGGTTCTTTTTGTTTGCCGGATTTGTCACAGTGATTATTGCCTTTCTTTCTGTAAGCTATCAGGCGCTAAAAGTGGCCAGAAGCAATCCGGTAACATCCCTCAGGACTGATTAA
- a CDS encoding 7TM-DISM domain-containing protein, giving the protein MRFLLNLRLCLLAFFLLLNVLLVCAKPGPQAGIMDVRNINLNDVRVPLIGEWYFFENQLIVSQNIAATAGSFAKFPQIWNESRLPERGDGYATYALFILIPEGTKSLALEIPQIYSSYSLWANDKLVAVNGKVGRSPELTTPQWMPQTVSFENSNDTLKLVLQIANFNHFKGGSKDPIFLGSSELLQSNRSLAVTSNIIEAIGLGVITLIFLIIFLFVSRKKIILYFAFLCLTWAVRVGFSNLYVAISYWPDFNWTAMVRIEYITLFLTMIWAILFLTRAFPKEENKIFKYLLVGSNCLFISYTLFASPVSFTQWLPLYITFCAILLLYAAYVILRGWINQRTGANYLSVSIFVGLMIFSYDVFTYEGLFSYNPLILGIGYVLMFSLMSMGLLLHLNIIKSKTKSITKLTYKDLYQ; this is encoded by the coding sequence ATGAGATTTCTGTTAAATCTGAGGCTTTGCCTTTTAGCATTTTTTCTTTTACTGAATGTGCTTCTTGTATGTGCGAAGCCCGGTCCGCAAGCCGGAATAATGGACGTCAGGAATATCAATCTGAACGATGTCAGAGTTCCACTTATCGGAGAATGGTATTTCTTTGAAAATCAATTAATCGTTTCTCAAAATATTGCTGCTACCGCTGGAAGCTTTGCGAAGTTTCCACAGATTTGGAACGAATCCAGACTCCCTGAAAGGGGCGACGGATATGCTACATATGCCCTTTTCATCCTTATTCCGGAAGGGACCAAATCATTGGCCCTGGAGATTCCTCAAATTTACTCGAGCTATTCATTGTGGGCGAATGATAAGCTAGTAGCCGTTAACGGCAAAGTGGGAAGGTCACCGGAACTAACTACTCCGCAATGGATGCCACAGACGGTTTCCTTTGAAAATTCAAATGACACATTAAAACTTGTGCTTCAGATTGCCAATTTCAATCACTTCAAAGGTGGTTCAAAAGATCCCATTTTCCTTGGTTCTTCAGAGCTATTGCAAAGTAACCGATCGCTTGCAGTAACCAGCAACATCATTGAAGCCATCGGTCTTGGTGTTATAACATTGATCTTCCTTATCATCTTTCTCTTCGTTTCAAGGAAAAAGATCATTCTGTATTTCGCATTCTTATGTCTTACCTGGGCAGTACGGGTCGGATTTTCAAATCTATACGTTGCTATTTCCTATTGGCCCGATTTCAATTGGACAGCCATGGTCAGAATTGAATACATAACACTTTTCCTGACAATGATCTGGGCAATACTCTTTCTTACAAGGGCATTTCCGAAAGAAGAGAACAAGATCTTCAAGTACCTTTTAGTGGGAAGTAATTGTCTTTTTATAAGTTATACTCTTTTTGCTTCACCGGTTTCATTTACCCAATGGCTGCCGTTATACATTACTTTCTGCGCAATACTTTTACTTTACGCTGCCTATGTCATTCTGCGAGGATGGATCAATCAGAGAACTGGTGCTAACTATTTATCAGTGTCTATTTTTGTGGGGTTGATGATTTTCAGTTACGACGTATTCACTTATGAAGGACTCTTTTCTTACAATCCATTGATCCTTGGCATTGGCTATGTTCTTATGTTTTCACTCATGAGCATGGGATTACTTCTGCATTTGAATATTATCAAAAGCAAGACGAAATCAATTACAAAGCTCACATATAAGGACCTCTACCAATAG
- a CDS encoding AI-2E family transporter produces the protein MQETRFTESILFKALCAALFTGIIIFLLIFFKELLKPLALGILLWYFIKAFNGLIEKIKFRGKPLNIWLRRGIALLIIIGVIEGSIRVLVANINQIITNYPAYRATLDTMIASLGNSVGMENLTNNIETKIGELDIEGFLKEMVTSTSSLVGNLFLVIVYTIFLLLEENSFVKKMSMVFNAPGQADKISRLMNQIYHSTNKYMTVKAFVSLAIAVLGYIVLIIVGVDFAFLWALLIFGLNFIPYVGSLISTLLPAVFSVLQFGSLWPFAYVFGSIMMIHVIIGNYVEPKVMGKSLNLSPLVVLVALSFWGAVWGLLGMLLSVPFTSIMLITFAQFPSTRGIAIMLTEHGDIEGLQIKDESIITEN, from the coding sequence ATGCAAGAAACCCGTTTCACGGAATCAATACTTTTCAAGGCATTGTGCGCCGCCCTTTTCACTGGCATCATCATTTTTCTGCTGATATTCTTCAAAGAACTTCTCAAGCCATTGGCGCTCGGAATACTCTTGTGGTATTTTATCAAAGCTTTTAATGGTCTTATCGAAAAAATTAAATTTCGTGGCAAACCTCTGAATATCTGGTTAAGAAGAGGCATTGCTTTACTGATCATCATTGGTGTAATCGAAGGCTCAATCCGTGTACTCGTTGCCAATATCAATCAGATCATTACTAATTACCCTGCCTACAGGGCAACGCTTGATACCATGATTGCTTCATTGGGAAATAGTGTTGGAATGGAAAATCTTACCAATAATATTGAAACCAAGATCGGTGAACTTGACATTGAAGGCTTTCTCAAAGAAATGGTGACTTCAACATCAAGTCTCGTTGGGAATCTATTCCTGGTAATTGTTTACACTATCTTCCTTCTTCTTGAAGAAAATTCATTCGTTAAGAAAATGTCGATGGTCTTCAACGCACCAGGACAAGCCGACAAGATATCGAGGCTCATGAATCAAATCTATCATTCCACCAATAAATACATGACCGTAAAGGCCTTCGTCAGTCTCGCAATCGCTGTCCTGGGGTACATTGTGTTGATCATCGTCGGTGTTGATTTTGCTTTTCTCTGGGCACTATTGATCTTCGGATTGAATTTCATTCCTTATGTAGGATCTCTCATCTCTACCCTCCTACCTGCAGTATTTTCTGTTCTTCAATTTGGATCGCTATGGCCGTTTGCGTATGTCTTCGGAAGTATTATGATGATCCATGTTATCATTGGTAATTATGTGGAACCAAAGGTCATGGGGAAATCACTCAACCTTAGTCCACTTGTGGTACTCGTAGCTCTTTCCTTCTGGGGGGCGGTTTGGGGATTACTGGGTATGCTGTTGTCAGTACCCTTCACTTCCATTATGCTGATTACATTCGCGCAGTTTCCCTCTACCAGAGGAATTGCCATCATGCTGACAGAACATGGAGATATTGAAGGCCTGCAGATAAAAGATGAAAGTATCATTACTGAAAACTGA
- a CDS encoding LLM class flavin-dependent oxidoreductase, with product MKLKLSVLDQTPIRRGSNAKEALQESIQLARHADKLGYSRYWISEHHNIGTLACAAPEVLIARLAGETRNLRFGSGGIMLPNHSTLKMAENFRLLEALYPGRIDLGIGRAPGGDRLTASLLNPSNTFNPQEYVQQIVDLKAFLSGASEAGTVHEKVKAIPQVDSAPALWMLTSSGESAFIAAHFGMALSYAQFINPVGGAEAIKAYRERFKPSDELKVPQASAGIFVFCGETEEKAEQVQAVMDYRLLSIEKGKIDEAPSYESIKSYSYSMDEMMRVKQNRRRMITGTREIVKEKISQLAKTLDVEEVMIATFADTQEERLQSYEIIADAFDLKTFNLVH from the coding sequence ATGAAATTGAAATTAAGTGTACTTGATCAGACTCCTATACGGAGAGGGAGCAATGCCAAGGAAGCATTACAGGAGAGCATTCAGCTTGCCCGACATGCAGATAAGCTTGGCTATTCAAGATATTGGATATCTGAGCATCATAATATTGGCACTCTAGCATGCGCGGCGCCGGAAGTGCTGATCGCCCGTCTGGCAGGAGAAACCAGAAATCTTCGCTTTGGATCGGGCGGTATTATGCTGCCGAATCATAGTACGCTAAAGATGGCCGAGAATTTCAGATTGCTGGAAGCACTTTACCCTGGACGTATTGATCTTGGAATAGGTCGTGCTCCCGGTGGTGACCGTCTTACGGCATCGCTGCTCAATCCTTCCAATACTTTTAATCCTCAGGAGTATGTTCAGCAGATTGTTGATCTGAAAGCATTTCTTTCCGGTGCTTCAGAAGCAGGAACTGTTCATGAAAAAGTCAAAGCAATTCCCCAGGTTGATTCAGCGCCAGCACTCTGGATGCTGACGTCAAGTGGTGAAAGCGCTTTTATCGCAGCGCATTTTGGAATGGCGCTTTCCTACGCACAATTTATTAATCCTGTTGGAGGGGCAGAGGCTATTAAGGCATATCGTGAAAGATTCAAACCATCTGATGAATTGAAAGTTCCACAGGCAAGTGCTGGGATTTTTGTTTTTTGTGGTGAGACTGAGGAAAAAGCAGAACAGGTTCAGGCAGTGATGGACTATCGTCTTCTTAGTATTGAGAAAGGAAAAATTGATGAGGCCCCTTCATATGAATCAATCAAATCATATTCTTACTCGATGGATGAAATGATGAGGGTGAAGCAAAATCGCAGACGAATGATAACAGGCACTCGTGAGATTGTGAAAGAAAAGATTAGTCAGCTTGCGAAAACTCTCGATGTTGAGGAGGTGATGATAGCAACATTTGCGGATACTCAAGAAGAAAGACTTCAATCATATGAGATCATCGCAGATGCTTTCGATCTAAAAACTTTCAATCTGGTTCATTAA
- the bla gene encoding BlaB/IND/MUS family subclass B1 metallo-beta-lactamase has translation MKLRSILLIFFIASVSSHAQNMRIREIKPDFYVYTTYNYYNGALVPSNSMYVVTTEGVVMIDTPWKAEELLPLLDSIQRKHKQKVVLCISTHYHADRTAGLELLNLNGIKTYTSRMTWDLSGKYGEKQASHAFSNDTTFIVGNHAFQTYYPGEGHTKDNIVVWFGKERILYGGCFIKSTEATGLGNVADANIKAWPISMKNTIIKFPAPDIVIPGHQAWSDNKSRESTLKLLKNNAEKK, from the coding sequence ATGAAATTGCGCAGCATCCTGCTTATATTCTTTATTGCATCGGTTTCCTCTCATGCTCAGAATATGAGAATTAGAGAGATTAAACCTGATTTTTATGTTTACACTACCTACAATTACTATAATGGAGCCCTCGTTCCATCCAATAGTATGTATGTTGTAACGACCGAGGGAGTTGTGATGATTGATACACCCTGGAAAGCTGAGGAGCTCCTTCCTCTTCTGGATAGTATTCAGCGAAAGCATAAGCAAAAGGTGGTGCTTTGTATCTCCACTCATTATCACGCGGATCGTACTGCTGGATTGGAACTTTTGAATCTGAATGGTATTAAAACCTACACCAGCAGAATGACGTGGGACCTTAGTGGAAAATACGGGGAGAAGCAGGCCTCACATGCCTTTTCAAATGACACAACATTTATAGTAGGCAATCATGCTTTTCAAACCTATTATCCCGGTGAAGGACATACGAAGGATAATATCGTCGTATGGTTTGGTAAGGAAAGAATATTGTATGGTGGATGCTTTATTAAAAGCACTGAAGCTACCGGACTTGGCAATGTTGCGGACGCAAATATTAAAGCATGGCCGATCTCAATGAAGAATACGATAATAAAATTCCCAGCACCAGATATTGTGATACCGGGTCACCAGGCGTGGTCTGATAATAAATCCCGGGAGTCTACGCTGAAGCTTTTAAAAAATAATGCAGAGAAGAAGTAA
- a CDS encoding DUF3089 domain-containing protein, which yields MIRKISKAHLFIFISIIISSACSKGVYVIEKKFADSPIPSAPDYSKEEQWASLPGKADAADSVPLKSNLKNTQDQAKADVFFVFPTTFTEEPQNQYLWNADIGDKNINYKTQTTTILNQASIFNGSCRIYAPYYRQAHLYSFYAKDENDGNSALNLAYKDVQAAFEYYLKHYNNGRPIVIASHSQGSYHAMRLLRDYFDGKDLQKQLVVAYLAGRAIKPDEFRFIHPTEKPDEVAVWASWNTYARKFFPDNYEKYFRHSLSTNPLLWNSSSDFAAKELNHGGVGRHFTFVPNLVDAQNHEGVLWINKPYIPGRFLIRVRRWHIADMNFFYMNIRENVQLRIESFEKIK from the coding sequence GTGATCCGGAAAATTTCTAAAGCTCATCTTTTCATCTTTATTAGCATTATTATATCCAGTGCCTGCAGCAAAGGCGTATACGTAATAGAAAAGAAGTTTGCCGATTCGCCCATTCCATCTGCCCCCGACTATAGCAAGGAAGAGCAGTGGGCTTCACTTCCCGGCAAAGCGGATGCAGCGGATAGCGTACCTCTGAAATCGAATCTTAAGAACACCCAAGATCAGGCAAAGGCAGACGTGTTCTTTGTCTTTCCAACAACTTTTACGGAAGAACCTCAGAATCAATATCTGTGGAACGCCGACATTGGTGATAAGAATATCAATTACAAAACACAGACAACAACGATTCTGAATCAGGCAAGTATCTTCAATGGCTCCTGCAGAATCTATGCACCTTACTACCGGCAGGCACATCTTTACTCATTTTACGCAAAGGACGAAAATGATGGAAACAGCGCTTTGAATCTGGCCTATAAAGATGTTCAGGCAGCCTTCGAATATTATTTAAAGCATTATAACAATGGTCGTCCTATTGTGATTGCTTCTCATAGCCAGGGCAGCTATCATGCCATGAGACTCTTAAGAGATTATTTTGACGGAAAAGATTTACAAAAACAATTGGTAGTTGCTTATCTGGCAGGTCGTGCTATCAAGCCTGATGAGTTCAGATTTATCCATCCAACAGAAAAGCCTGATGAAGTCGCAGTATGGGCATCCTGGAATACTTATGCAAGAAAATTCTTTCCGGATAATTATGAGAAATACTTCCGGCATTCTCTTTCCACAAATCCTCTTCTTTGGAACTCCAGCAGCGACTTCGCTGCCAAAGAATTAAATCATGGTGGTGTGGGTCGTCATTTTACATTTGTACCAAATCTCGTTGACGCTCAGAATCATGAAGGAGTTTTGTGGATCAACAAGCCTTACATCCCTGGTCGCTTTTTAATACGCGTAAGGAGATGGCATATAGCAGACATGAATTTCTTTTACATGAACATCCGGGAAAATGTTCAGTTGAGGATAGAGAGTTTTGAAAAAATAAAGTAA
- a CDS encoding FtsX-like permease family protein produces MIRNYFTTALRNLKKNPVFTAINVVGLSLGMAAFILIFQYVSFEKSVNKFHTNLPNLYRVLYEVSFQGKTNTWTSLPPALAPLAKDKFEEVIDYCRVLDGAGNGIVISESGKKSEKSFRENKVVYADGSFFKLFTFKILEGKSESLFQPNTVSISKSISEKYFGKNNALGKTLVFNNEFGSGLYTVTSIFENAPANSDLDYNFILSLQTLANPANLNGSDWARLDNFDAQFIETYLLTGENANYLALESKLNEAIKKANSDQQEIARLQPMANIHLPESLSDYYTTSGNLSFLYILEGIAIMILVIAWFNYVNLSTASALKRAKEVGIRKVIGATRKQLAVQFLGESLLLNSIGLLVALAIVNLVQGTYNQLVHQELSLSIFKQNWLWLGGFLTILIGAFATGSYSAFALSSFNPSQTLKGVFSKSAKGILMRKTLVVFQFSISVLLIASTIILYRQLDYMQNKDLGVSLNQLMTMMEPEVGRDSTFKQRSRAFLNDLSQQSFIQDYSMSGSVPGTFYNYNTSGYTGKNPSPGDEEINYSITFIDDHYLNLFGISISAGKNFTAEMCSKRFSANDKVMINESAASLLGFASPLEAVGEKVSNAAEVKKFGGDLVEYEIVGVIKDYHHLSLRKSIDPILFFPAYNAHYFTVNLNTLDIKNNIERLEELYKKNFPGNPFEFFFVDERYNQQYESEQQYGTVFSLASGLAIFIACLGLFGLATFTVEQRKKEIGIRKVLGANVSQITNLFSFDFLRLVFIAILIATPVSWYAMEKWLQDFAYHTDIQWWIFGIAGGMAVLIALVTVSSQAVKAALNNPVDSLRSE; encoded by the coding sequence ATGATCCGTAACTACTTCACTACAGCACTACGAAATCTTAAGAAAAATCCGGTCTTTACTGCCATTAATGTTGTGGGGCTTTCACTTGGTATGGCTGCATTCATTCTCATCTTTCAATATGTAAGTTTTGAAAAAAGTGTAAATAAATTCCACACCAACCTGCCCAACCTCTACAGGGTTTTGTATGAAGTTTCCTTTCAGGGTAAGACCAACACATGGACCTCTCTTCCTCCTGCGCTAGCGCCTTTAGCGAAAGATAAATTTGAAGAAGTAATTGATTATTGCAGGGTTCTGGATGGAGCAGGAAATGGAATTGTCATTAGCGAATCGGGGAAAAAGAGTGAAAAATCTTTTCGCGAAAACAAAGTTGTCTATGCAGATGGAAGCTTTTTTAAGCTTTTCACATTTAAAATCCTGGAAGGAAAATCAGAAAGTCTTTTTCAACCTAATACCGTTTCTATTTCAAAATCCATTTCAGAAAAGTACTTCGGAAAGAACAATGCACTTGGCAAGACACTGGTCTTTAATAATGAATTCGGCTCCGGCCTTTATACAGTAACTTCTATTTTTGAAAATGCTCCAGCCAATTCAGATTTAGATTATAATTTTATTCTCTCCCTTCAAACACTCGCCAATCCAGCCAATCTAAATGGAAGCGACTGGGCTCGTCTTGACAACTTCGATGCTCAGTTTATCGAAACATATTTATTAACAGGAGAAAATGCAAATTACCTGGCCTTGGAGTCAAAACTCAATGAAGCAATAAAGAAAGCAAACTCTGATCAGCAGGAGATTGCACGACTTCAACCCATGGCAAACATTCACTTGCCTGAATCTCTTTCCGATTACTATACAACTTCAGGCAACCTCAGCTTTCTATACATCCTGGAAGGTATCGCCATCATGATTCTGGTGATCGCGTGGTTTAATTATGTAAATCTTTCCACGGCAAGTGCTTTGAAACGCGCCAAGGAAGTTGGCATCCGCAAGGTAATAGGAGCTACCCGCAAACAACTGGCTGTTCAATTTCTTGGCGAATCCCTCCTCCTAAATAGCATAGGACTTCTGGTTGCTTTGGCAATCGTGAATCTTGTACAGGGAACATACAACCAATTGGTTCATCAGGAACTTTCTCTCAGTATTTTCAAACAAAACTGGCTGTGGCTGGGTGGGTTTCTAACTATTCTTATTGGCGCATTTGCAACAGGTAGTTATTCCGCATTCGCCCTTTCTTCTTTCAATCCTTCACAAACCTTAAAAGGAGTATTCAGCAAATCGGCAAAAGGAATTCTGATGCGCAAGACGCTTGTCGTTTTTCAATTCAGCATCTCTGTATTACTGATTGCTTCTACGATTATTCTCTATCGCCAACTTGACTATATGCAAAATAAGGATCTTGGTGTGAGCTTGAATCAATTGATGACCATGATGGAACCTGAAGTAGGACGAGACAGCACTTTCAAACAAAGAAGCCGGGCATTCCTGAATGATTTATCTCAACAAAGTTTTATACAGGATTATTCAATGTCAGGCTCAGTGCCTGGGACTTTTTACAACTACAACACGAGCGGATATACTGGTAAAAATCCCAGTCCGGGAGATGAAGAAATCAATTACTCCATTACATTTATCGACGATCATTATTTGAACCTGTTTGGTATTTCCATCAGTGCAGGAAAAAATTTTACTGCTGAGATGTGTTCCAAACGTTTCTCTGCAAATGACAAGGTTATGATCAATGAATCTGCTGCAAGCCTGTTGGGATTTGCTTCACCACTGGAGGCTGTTGGAGAAAAAGTCAGCAATGCTGCGGAGGTTAAGAAATTTGGCGGAGACCTTGTCGAATATGAGATTGTGGGAGTCATTAAAGACTACCATCATCTTTCATTAAGAAAATCCATTGACCCGATCCTTTTCTTTCCGGCTTATAACGCTCATTACTTTACTGTCAATCTCAATACACTTGACATAAAGAATAATATTGAAAGACTGGAAGAACTCTACAAGAAAAATTTCCCTGGAAATCCTTTTGAATTCTTCTTCGTCGATGAGCGATACAATCAGCAATATGAATCCGAGCAACAATATGGAACAGTCTTCTCATTAGCGTCTGGACTTGCAATTTTTATTGCTTGCCTTGGCCTGTTCGGACTTGCAACGTTTACCGTAGAGCAGCGAAAAAAGGAAATTGGAATCAGAAAGGTACTGGGAGCCAATGTGTCTCAGATCACTAATCTTTTTTCTTTCGATTTTCTAAGACTAGTATTCATTGCCATTCTAATTGCAACTCCGGTTTCATGGTATGCGATGGAAAAATGGCTTCAGGATTTTGCCTATCACACTGATATTCAATGGTGGATATTTGGAATTGCCGGTGGCATGGCCGTACTGATCGCTCTGGTGACCGTAAGCTCACAGGCTGTGAAGGCGGCGTTGAATAATCCGGTTGATTCATTAAGAAGCGAATAA
- a CDS encoding nuclear transport factor 2 family protein has product MKSLLTLFSMLLAMTLHAQDDMTKLKALNARFINNFITNDTASHNKILHKDFTLIDIDGNRTKRKKYLEEWATGYTSSLIYFDFRKQDIKIFGNTALVSSVTKGINLKDGVEKTNHTIYTDIYIKENDEWKCIQAQITPVSKKHIPKEETIVKKYINGKIQ; this is encoded by the coding sequence ATGAAATCACTTCTTACACTCTTTTCAATGCTCCTTGCAATGACCCTGCATGCTCAGGATGACATGACAAAGCTCAAAGCACTGAATGCCAGATTCATTAATAATTTTATTACGAATGACACTGCATCTCATAACAAAATACTACATAAGGATTTTACGCTGATTGATATCGATGGAAACAGAACGAAGCGAAAGAAGTACCTCGAAGAGTGGGCAACAGGATACACTAGCAGTCTGATCTATTTTGATTTTAGAAAACAGGATATTAAAATATTCGGAAATACAGCCCTTGTCAGTTCCGTTACAAAAGGTATAAATCTTAAGGACGGTGTCGAGAAAACGAACCACACGATTTACACAGACATTTACATAAAAGAGAACGATGAATGGAAGTGCATTCAGGCACAAATTACTCCAGTCTCCAAAAAACATATTCCTAAAGAAGAAACCATTGTAAAAAAATATATCAACGGAAAGATTCAGTAA